In one window of Hevea brasiliensis isolate MT/VB/25A 57/8 chromosome 10, ASM3005281v1, whole genome shotgun sequence DNA:
- the LOC110665425 gene encoding uncharacterized protein LOC110665425 yields MCNVRKGKSKVIVPNSTMQKWKEAWSSPEFKAKSHQFTANRCSEIGGVGAGISRHTGGSVSHATHADRMEAQLGRRPFPYELFHKTHTRKGTSDMVDSRAQSIKDAFLALKEQSSQPQEGCSDPPIVDEVALYYQVVGGEKKNRVYGIGSQASIFYPSSSHGSSSTASYCAQSEAMEEEIQQLHQTIATLKDSLVAMEERDRQRELMLEERYRKREQTLEERMQQMMQNMMAQMMQGTQFTAPTPHATHQDDGREADSGDE; encoded by the exons ATGTGCAATGTCAGGAAAGGAAAATCCAAGGTCATCGTGCCTAATAGTACAATGCAAAAATGGAAGGAGGCATGGAGTAGCCCAGAGTTTAAAGCCAAGAGCCATCAGTTCACTGCTAACCGTTGTAGTGAGATAGGGGGAGTTGGGGCAGGCATCTCTAGACACACAGGGGGTTCAGTTTCACATGCTACTCACGCAGATAGAATG GAAGCCCAGCTTGGCCGAAGACCTTTTCCTTATGAACTTTTCCATAAGACCCACACTAGGAAAGGCACCTCCGATATGGTTGATTCACGAGCGCAATCAATTAAG GATGCATTTTTGGCGCTTAAGGAGCAGTCGTCTCAACCACAAGAGGGGTGCAGTGACCCTCCTATTGTAGATGAGGTCGCACTATATTATCAAGTTGTGGGGGGGGAGAAGAAGAACAGGGTTTATGGCATTGGATCTCAAGCATCAATTTTTTACCCTAGCTCATCACATGGATCATCTTCTACTGCATCCTATTGTGCTCAGTCAGAGGCAATGGAGGAAGAGATTCAACAATTGCATCAGACTATTGCAACGCTCAAGGATAGTTTGGttgcaatggaggagagagatCGACAACGCGAGTTGATGCTAGAGGAGAGATATAGAAAACGTGAGCAGACACTGGAGGAGCGCATGCAACAAATGATGCAAAACATGATGGCACAAATGATGCAGGGTACGCAGTTTACAGCCCCAACTCCACATGCGACTCATCAAGATGATGGTAGAGAAGCTGATAGTGGTGATGAGTGA